The Desulfurispora thermophila DSM 16022 genome contains a region encoding:
- a CDS encoding IreB family regulatory phosphoprotein: MSGEQMEQTMMFKVRGEDVSSVREIMQTVYLALKQKGYNPINQLVGYLLSGDPAYITSHNNARSLIRRLERDEIMEELLKNYLEK; encoded by the coding sequence ATGTCCGGGGAGCAAATGGAACAGACCATGATGTTCAAGGTGCGGGGGGAGGATGTCTCTTCCGTCCGGGAAATCATGCAGACAGTCTATCTGGCTTTGAAGCAAAAGGGATATAACCCCATCAACCAGCTTGTGGGCTATCTCCTTTCCGGTGACCCTGCCTATATTACCAGTCACAACAATGCCCGTAGCTTGATCCGCAGGTTGGAGCGCGACGAAATCATGGAAGAGCTTTTGAAAAATTACCTGGAAAAGTAA
- a CDS encoding aldo/keto reductase: MQYLPLGNTGLTVSRLCFGALTIGPLQASLPLAEGVRVLEAALDGGVNFIDTAELYQTYPYIRQAVRRRRQRVIIASKSYAYTYEGMRQSVQKALKELDTDYIDIFLLHEQEAQTIRGHWPAVEFLMDAVAAGYVRCIGISTHSVAAVRAAAVIPEIQVIHPIFNRAGVGIKDGTPDDMLAAIQMAVDRGKGIYAMKALGGGHLLADVPAALDFVLRRPEIAAVAVGMQSTAEVECNLALFSGRPVPRALFQKLRRKKRRLLVEDWCQGCGNCVAACSAGALRLVDGRAVVDQDRCRLCGYCGASCPEMCLKII, from the coding sequence TTGCAATACCTGCCGCTGGGCAATACCGGCCTTACAGTTTCCCGCCTTTGCTTCGGCGCCCTGACCATCGGCCCGCTGCAGGCCAGCCTGCCTTTGGCGGAAGGGGTGCGCGTGCTGGAGGCGGCCCTGGACGGAGGCGTGAACTTCATTGACACGGCCGAGCTTTATCAGACTTATCCGTATATCCGGCAGGCCGTGCGGCGCAGGCGCCAGCGGGTGATCATAGCCAGCAAATCCTACGCCTACACCTACGAGGGCATGCGCCAGAGTGTGCAAAAGGCGCTTAAAGAACTGGACACAGACTACATCGACATTTTTTTGCTGCACGAGCAGGAAGCTCAGACCATCCGCGGTCACTGGCCGGCGGTGGAATTTTTAATGGATGCCGTGGCTGCCGGTTATGTGCGTTGCATTGGCATATCCACCCACAGTGTGGCGGCGGTGCGGGCGGCGGCCGTCATACCCGAAATTCAGGTCATCCACCCCATTTTCAACCGCGCCGGAGTGGGAATTAAAGACGGCACGCCCGACGACATGCTGGCGGCCATCCAGATGGCGGTAGACCGGGGCAAGGGTATATACGCCATGAAGGCCCTGGGCGGCGGCCACCTGCTGGCCGATGTGCCGGCGGCCCTGGACTTTGTGCTGCGCCGGCCGGAAATTGCCGCCGTGGCGGTGGGGATGCAGAGCACCGCCGAGGTGGAGTGCAACCTGGCCCTGTTCAGCGGGCGACCGGTGCCCCGGGCGCTGTTCCAGAAATTGCGCCGTAAGAAAAGGCGCTTGCTGGTGGAGGACTGGTGCCAGGGCTGTGGCAACTGTGTGGCGGCCTGCAGCGCCGGGGCGCTCCGGCTGGTGGACGGGCGGGCCGTGGTGGATCAGGATCGCTGCCGCCTGTGCGGCTACTGCGGGGCGTCCTGCCCCGAAATGTGTCTTAAGATTATATGA
- the ruvX gene encoding Holliday junction resolvase RuvX, translated as MRIMGLDLGDKTIGVAVSDPLGWTAQGVTTLRRTDLEGDLQQLAKLVEQYAVEEFVLGLPKNMDGSLGKRAEMVQQFTELLKKRFALPVHLWDERLSTVAVEKHLLGADVSRRGRKKVVDKLAAVYILQGYLDRRAQGRG; from the coding sequence TTGCGCATTATGGGCCTGGATTTGGGCGACAAAACCATCGGCGTGGCCGTGAGCGACCCGCTGGGCTGGACGGCTCAGGGGGTGACCACACTGCGCCGCACTGATCTGGAAGGCGATTTGCAGCAACTGGCCAAACTGGTGGAGCAGTATGCAGTGGAGGAGTTCGTGCTGGGCCTGCCCAAAAACATGGATGGCAGCCTGGGGAAAAGGGCGGAAATGGTGCAGCAGTTTACTGAACTGCTCAAGAAGCGCTTTGCCCTGCCCGTGCATTTGTGGGACGAGCGCCTTTCCACCGTGGCGGTGGAAAAGCACCTGCTGGGCGCCGATGTCAGCCGCCGGGGGCGGAAAAAAGTGGTGGACAAACTGGCCGCCGTCTATATCCTGCAGGGCTATCTGGACCGGCGGGCACAGGGCCGGGGCTGA
- a CDS encoding DUF1292 domain-containing protein: MSEHEHECGCGCGCAEEEEIITLINENGEEEDFILLEEIEVDGSRYAILVPVMEGDEDAEEAIILKFDKDEFGNDILKDIEDDEEWEKVADAWQELLEDEEELH; encoded by the coding sequence TTGTCCGAGCATGAACACGAGTGCGGCTGCGGTTGCGGTTGCGCCGAGGAAGAGGAGATTATTACCCTGATCAATGAAAACGGGGAGGAAGAAGATTTTATTCTTCTGGAAGAAATAGAGGTCGACGGCTCCCGGTATGCCATTCTGGTACCGGTGATGGAGGGTGATGAAGATGCGGAAGAGGCCATCATCCTCAAGTTTGATAAAGACGAGTTCGGCAATGATATCCTGAAGGATATAGAAGACGACGAGGAATGGGAAAAGGTGGCCGATGCCTGGCAGGAGCTGCTGGAGGACGAGGAAGAGTTGCACTAA
- a CDS encoding VanW family protein yields MAKGRFWLIFALAALLGAGILTGVGYLYLQQALVPADKIIPGVRVMGDSFAGLTRPQALARLAARERELLARPLLFTYGQRSWLVSPRSLGIDLQAGAMVEQALKIGHSGNIWEQYQTQRRVAREGVEIAPRLSFRENLLQQQLDEIGREITEPPRDASFRVRSDDSIEIIPGRPGKKIDRDRVLADLQKDLQEGYLSRRIELVLVEAQPRVTTQQVEGYGLSGLLASFTTRFDAANADRSYNIRIAAKALDDLLLPPGETASFNQVVGPRSSEAGYKNAKVIVGNELVDGLGGGVCQVSTTLYNAALLAGLEIVRRSNHSLPVSYVAPGRDATVTYGYIDFVFRNSTPNHILVKTFTGNGSLTVKIYGNRQYRKQISVRTKILEVFPPQVVYEQDPTLPRGVQKVKQEGKPGYRVAAERVIYENGQSRVEPLPGSLYRPMNKIILIGTGKAQSTGAGSGEQAGGAAQTPPVSGEGGTPATGSTAGTDASGQGELLPPSGQ; encoded by the coding sequence GTGGCAAAGGGAAGATTCTGGTTGATTTTTGCGCTGGCCGCTCTGCTGGGGGCGGGTATTCTGACCGGGGTGGGGTACCTGTATCTTCAACAGGCTTTGGTACCCGCGGACAAAATTATCCCCGGCGTGCGCGTGATGGGAGATAGTTTTGCCGGTCTTACCCGCCCGCAGGCCCTGGCCAGGCTGGCGGCCAGGGAGCGGGAACTGTTGGCAAGGCCGCTTTTGTTTACTTATGGCCAGCGCAGCTGGTTGGTGTCGCCCCGTAGCCTGGGTATAGACCTGCAGGCCGGGGCCATGGTGGAGCAGGCGCTCAAGATAGGCCATAGTGGTAATATTTGGGAGCAGTACCAGACCCAGCGCCGGGTGGCCCGGGAAGGGGTGGAGATTGCCCCCCGCCTTTCTTTCCGGGAAAACCTTCTGCAGCAGCAACTGGACGAGATTGGCCGGGAAATCACCGAGCCGCCCCGGGACGCTTCCTTCCGGGTGCGCAGTGACGACAGCATAGAGATTATTCCCGGCCGGCCGGGGAAAAAGATTGACCGCGACAGGGTGCTGGCCGATCTGCAAAAGGATTTGCAGGAGGGGTACTTAAGCAGGCGCATTGAGCTGGTGCTGGTGGAGGCGCAGCCCCGGGTGACCACACAGCAGGTGGAGGGTTACGGTTTAAGCGGTTTGCTGGCCTCTTTCACCACCCGTTTTGATGCTGCCAATGCCGACCGGTCATACAACATCCGCATTGCTGCCAAAGCCCTGGATGACCTGCTGTTGCCGCCGGGGGAGACGGCGTCCTTCAACCAGGTGGTGGGACCGCGCAGTTCGGAAGCGGGTTATAAAAACGCCAAAGTGATTGTGGGCAACGAGCTGGTGGACGGTTTGGGCGGCGGGGTCTGCCAGGTCAGTACTACGCTGTATAATGCCGCCCTGCTGGCCGGTCTGGAAATAGTCCGGCGCAGCAACCACTCCCTGCCTGTTTCCTACGTGGCGCCGGGGAGGGATGCCACGGTCACTTACGGGTATATTGATTTTGTCTTTCGCAACAGTACGCCAAACCACATCCTGGTGAAGACTTTTACCGGCAACGGCTCATTGACGGTGAAGATATACGGCAACCGGCAATATCGCAAGCAGATCAGCGTGCGCACCAAAATACTGGAGGTTTTTCCGCCCCAGGTGGTATACGAGCAGGACCCCACTCTGCCGCGGGGTGTGCAGAAAGTGAAGCAGGAAGGCAAACCCGGTTACCGGGTGGCGGCGGAAAGAGTGATTTATGAAAACGGGCAAAGCCGCGTGGAACCGTTACCCGGCAGCCTGTACCGGCCCATGAACAAAATAATTTTAATCGGTACGGGCAAGGCCCAGTCTACCGGTGCGGGCAGCGGAGAGCAGGCCGGCGGGGCGGCACAGACGCCGCCGGTCTCCGGCGAGGGAGGGACTCCGGCAACCGGGTCAACGGCCGGGACCGATGCTTCCGGCCAGGGAGAACTTCTGCCGCCGTCCGGACAGTAA